A portion of the Carya illinoinensis cultivar Pawnee chromosome 11, C.illinoinensisPawnee_v1, whole genome shotgun sequence genome contains these proteins:
- the LOC122281327 gene encoding uncharacterized protein LOC122281327 isoform X4, whose protein sequence is MILTRLIFPLDVIQKPVMNDKQISGDADINQSREVSMNVDVGLQGENHTQNFQPQDVSMNSDENTGNETPFFNHGDYMQYASNLSTLWGMNTWLLPLQLPQPTENPKDFINLHRKMLNDYYMDAVKYFQQALYSTPPLLVALLPLIQLLLIGGQVDEALIELEKLCSHSSAALPISQGSSPTSENRKCDYLVSNDKCDEL, encoded by the exons TCGACGTGATTCAGAAACCTGTCATGAATGATAAACAAATATCTGGGGATGCTGATATTAATCAATCCAGAGAAGTATCTATGAATGTTGATGTTGGTCTGCAAGGAGAAAATCATACGCAGAATTTCCAGCCTCAAGATGTTTCCATGAACTCTGATGAAAATACTGGAAATGAAACCCCGTTCTTTAATCATGGTGATTATATGCAGTATGCTTCCAATTTATCTACTCTTT GGGGCATGAATACCTGGCTGCTGCCCTTGCAATTGCCACAACCTACAGAGAATCCCAAGGACTTCATCAATTTGCATAGGAAAATGCTTAATGACTATTATATGGATGCAGTTAAGTATTTTCAACAGGCTCTTTACTCAACACCCCCTTTGTTGGTGGCCTTACTTCCTTTGATACag TTGTTGCTGATTGGTGGTCAAGTTGACGAGGCCCTAATTGAGCTAGAGAAGCTCTGTTCTCATTCAAGCGCAGCACTTCCTATCAG CCAAGGCAGTTCACCAACCAGTGAGAACCGAAAATGTGATTATCTTGTCTCAAATGACAAATGTGATGAGCTTTGA
- the LOC122281327 gene encoding uncharacterized protein LOC122281327 isoform X1: protein MILTRLIFPLDVIQKPVMNDKQISGDADINQSREVSMNVDVGLQGENHTQNFQPQDVSMNSDENTGNETPFFNHGDYMQYASNLSTLWGMNTWLLPLQLPQPTENPKDFINLHRKMLNDYYMDAVKYFQQALYSTPPLLVALLPLIQLLLIGGQVDEALIELEKLCSHSSAALPIRLKASLLEHFNSNNSVVLSACFEDILKKDPTCSHSLAKLVRMHQSGDYGLESLLEMIALHLDATYAE, encoded by the exons TCGACGTGATTCAGAAACCTGTCATGAATGATAAACAAATATCTGGGGATGCTGATATTAATCAATCCAGAGAAGTATCTATGAATGTTGATGTTGGTCTGCAAGGAGAAAATCATACGCAGAATTTCCAGCCTCAAGATGTTTCCATGAACTCTGATGAAAATACTGGAAATGAAACCCCGTTCTTTAATCATGGTGATTATATGCAGTATGCTTCCAATTTATCTACTCTTT GGGGCATGAATACCTGGCTGCTGCCCTTGCAATTGCCACAACCTACAGAGAATCCCAAGGACTTCATCAATTTGCATAGGAAAATGCTTAATGACTATTATATGGATGCAGTTAAGTATTTTCAACAGGCTCTTTACTCAACACCCCCTTTGTTGGTGGCCTTACTTCCTTTGATACag TTGTTGCTGATTGGTGGTCAAGTTGACGAGGCCCTAATTGAGCTAGAGAAGCTCTGTTCTCATTCAAGCGCAGCACTTCCTATCAG GTTGAAGGCTAGTCTTTTGGAACATTTTAATTCCAACAACTCTGTGGTGCTTTCAGCCTGCTTTGAGGATATCCTAAAGAAGGACCCAACATGTTCCCATTCATTGGCAAAGCTTGTCAGGATGCATCAAAGTG GGGATTATGGTCTTGAATCCCTATTGGAAATGATAGCTTTGCATTTAGATGCTACCTATGCAGAGTAG
- the LOC122281327 gene encoding uncharacterized protein LOC122281327 isoform X3, with amino-acid sequence MILTRLIFPLDVIQKPVMNDKQISGDADINQSREVSMNVDVGLQGENHTQNFQPQDVSMNSDENTGNETPFFNHGDYMQYASNLSTLWGMNTWLLPLQLPQPTENPKDFINLHRKMLNDYYMDALLLIGGQVDEALIELEKLCSHSSAALPIRLKASLLEHFNSNNSVVLSACFEDILKKDPTCSHSLAKLVRMHQSGDYGLESLLEMIALHLDATYAE; translated from the exons TCGACGTGATTCAGAAACCTGTCATGAATGATAAACAAATATCTGGGGATGCTGATATTAATCAATCCAGAGAAGTATCTATGAATGTTGATGTTGGTCTGCAAGGAGAAAATCATACGCAGAATTTCCAGCCTCAAGATGTTTCCATGAACTCTGATGAAAATACTGGAAATGAAACCCCGTTCTTTAATCATGGTGATTATATGCAGTATGCTTCCAATTTATCTACTCTTT GGGGCATGAATACCTGGCTGCTGCCCTTGCAATTGCCACAACCTACAGAGAATCCCAAGGACTTCATCAATTTGCATAGGAAAATGCTTAATGACTATTATATGGATGCA TTGTTGCTGATTGGTGGTCAAGTTGACGAGGCCCTAATTGAGCTAGAGAAGCTCTGTTCTCATTCAAGCGCAGCACTTCCTATCAG GTTGAAGGCTAGTCTTTTGGAACATTTTAATTCCAACAACTCTGTGGTGCTTTCAGCCTGCTTTGAGGATATCCTAAAGAAGGACCCAACATGTTCCCATTCATTGGCAAAGCTTGTCAGGATGCATCAAAGTG GGGATTATGGTCTTGAATCCCTATTGGAAATGATAGCTTTGCATTTAGATGCTACCTATGCAGAGTAG
- the LOC122281327 gene encoding uncharacterized protein LOC122281327 isoform X2, which produces MLNSHSRNNAIEFLQSGDTILSDPLNIKHHIVTFYEKLFREDFSWRPKLDGLDFRHIDQHSVDWLERPFEKEEVLYVVRGMVHDRALSLDGFSMAFFQDCWDIVQEDIMKVFLEFHVYMKVEKSLNATFIALILKKVGAVEMKDFRPISLVNWDKIISKVLTNHMSVVMEKIILKTQNAFIRGRQILDLVLVGSECLESRLREGVPDILAKLDMEKILYLNGRIFDLGERLPSWIFH; this is translated from the exons ATGTTGAACTCTCATAGCAGAAATAATGCCATTGAATTTCTTCAATCTGGGGATACTATTCTTTCAGATCCTTTGAATATTAAGCATCACATTGTTACATTCTATGAGAAGCTTTTTCGGGAGGACTTCTCTTGGAGACCCAAACTTGATGGGCTGGATTTTAGGCATATTGACCAGCACTCCGTGGACTGGTTGGAGAGACCTTTTGAGAAAGAGGAGGTTCTTTATGTGGTTAGAGGGATGGTGCATGATAGAGCCCTAAGTCTTGATGGTTTTTCTATGGCTTTCTTCCAAGATTGTTGGGATATTGTGCAAGAGGATATTATGAAGGTTTTTCTCGAATTTCATGTGTACATGAAAGTTGAGAAAAGCCTTAATGCCACCTTTATTGCCCTTATTCTCAAAAAAGTGGGGGCTGTGGAGATGAAGGATTTCCGTCCTATAAGCTTGGTCAACTGGGACAAGATCATTTCGAAGGTTCTCACCAACCATATGAGTGTGGTGATGGAAAAGATCATTTTGAAAACTCAGAATGCATTCATTAGGGGGAGACAAATCCTTGATTTAGTTTTAGTTGGTAGTGAATGTTTGGAAAGCAGACTTAGAGAGGGAGTTCCTGACATTCTTGCTAAGCTGGACATGGAAAAG ATATTGTATCTCAACGGTCGGATTTTCGATCTTGGTGAACGACTCCCTAGCTGGATTTTTCACTAG
- the LOC122280902 gene encoding probable E3 ubiquitin-protein ligase ZFP1, which produces MGQRTKLCTNQMTDFESGRHGQNYIRPENPSFTQPNVRTMASASDNAANVDAQVVLDHCDNVINHGMTQFNEIQHHHNLSVAPATNFCCSESSDMTPSFGASSQLSSSSNYGVIGGSADEHGRNSHFRDDVRVPRERKYSEGISGSFQRGNSSSSFSSSVAPSNNRHPEGVVVIDSAPFALPVYRGPRFPSIIRVGHPSSLRNRSGFTGMDFLRFHDHTQLIQDNNTVQYIQPAGTLSLDQQLSSHPGDRGTSSWNQASATPYVHVVTGSNVNGGSMDTRSIGMQRYHETAGSSSSPSFPRPPPINHRHHYHHHPNLPMQGVRGQNINSHPQVAAASYRIPTNPSHSTLRSAHNSLEMGHRHPVSVRSTGLRIYRPHIRGFVPEATLRQRSLPHLRVLRADETAVIDLPEFYQVVNRMDHNRDTRLDVEEHVSYEELLALGEQIGNVSTGLSKEMITSQLRTKTYESFATINNLEEAICEDQEADLCVICQDEYKNQENIGLLDCGHEYHADCLKKWLLVRNVCPICKSEALTTGRKDP; this is translated from the exons ATGGGGCAAAGAACTAAGCTATGTACTAATCAGATGACTGATTTTGAATCGGGTCGACATGGCCAGAATTATATCCGTCCTGAGAACCCATCCTTTACACAACCTAATGTCAGAACAATGGCATCAGCTTCAGATAACGCAGCTAATGTCGACGCCCAAGTTGTACTAGACCACTGTGACAATGTCATAAACCATGGGATGACGCAGTTCAATGAAATTCAGCATCATCATAATCTAAGTGTTGCACCTGCAACCAACTTTTGTTGTTCCGAGTCTTCCGACATGACGCCTTCATTTGGGGCCTCCAGTCAGTTGTCATCTTCCAGCAATTATGGAGTCATTGGAGGTTCTGCAGATGAGCATGGAAGGAACTCTCACTTCAGGGATGATGTCAGGGTTCCACGCGAGAGAAAATATTCTGAAGGAATTTCTGGTAGTTTCCAACGTGGTAATTCCTCGTCAAGCTTTAGTTCTTCAGTTGCCCCCTCAAATAATAGGCATCCTGAAGgagttgttgtgattgattctGCACCTTTTGCCCTGCCTGTGTATAGAGGGCCTCGTTTTCCATCAATCATAAGAGTAGGACATCCAAGTAGTTTGAGGAACAGATCAGGCTTTACTGGGATGGATTTTCTTAGGTTCCATGATCATACTCAATTGATTCAAGACAACAATACGGTTCAGTATATTCAACCGGCTGGTACTCTCTCGTTGGACCAACAGTTGAGCAGTCATCCTGGCGATAGGGGTACTTCGTCCTGGAACCAGGCTTCTGCAACACCTTACGTGCATG tcGTCACAGGCAGCAATGTCAATGGAGGTTCTATGGATACCCGGAGCATTGGCATGCAGAGATACCATGAAACAGCTGGCAGCAGCAGTTCTCCTAGTTTTCCGCGTCCTCCTCCCATCAACCACCGGCACCACTATCATCATCATCCAAACCTGCCAATGCAAGGAGTGAGAGGCCAGAATATTAATTCTCACCCCCAAGTGGCTGCAGCTTCATATAGAATTCCTACAAATCCTTCGCACAGCACTCTGCGTTCTGCTCATAACAGTTTGGAGATGGGTCATAGGCATCCTGTATCTGTTCGATCAACTGGACTTCGGATATATCGTCCTCACATAAGGGGATTTGTGCCTGAGGCAACTCTTAGACAACGTAGCTTGCCACACTTGAGAGTTCTGCGGGCTGAT GAAACTGCTGTGATAGATCTGCCAGAATTCTATCAGGTGGTGAACCGGATGGACCATAACAGAGACACACGGTtggatgttgaagagcatgtgtctTATGAG GAGCTTCTGGCATTGGGGGAACAGATTGGCAATGTAAGCACTGGGTTGTCAAAGGAAATGATCACAAGTCAATTAAGGACAAAAACTTATGAATCATTCGCTACCATTAACAATTTGGAAGAGGCAATTTGTGAGGATCAGGAAGCTGATTTATGCGTTATATGTCAG GATGAATACAAGAACCAAGAGAATATAGGACTTCTTGATTGTGGGCATGAGTATCATGCGGATTGCTTAAAGAAGTGGCTGCTCGTTAGGAATGTCTGCCCCATATGCAAATCTGAAGCACTGACCACAGGAAGGAAGGACCCATAG
- the LOC122282071 gene encoding 28 kDa heat- and acid-stable phosphoprotein-like: protein MGRGKFKGKPTGHRNFSTREEMIAGSSSRPRTFKKEEVEEEVEESEEEVEEEDEEPEKRKGTQGLIEIENPNLVKAKNVKAGNVDLEKTTELSRREREEIEKQKAHERYMRLQEQGKTEQAKKDLERLAMIRQQRAEAAKKREEEKAAKEQKKAEARK, encoded by the exons ATGGGCAGAGGAAAGTTCAAGGGCAAGCCCACCGGTCACCGCAACTTCTCGACTCGCGAAGAAATGA TTGCTGGTAGCTCTTCTCGCCCACGAACTTTtaagaag GAAGAAGTCGAAGAAGAGGTAGAAGAGTCTGAAgaggaagtagaagaagaagatgaagaacctGAG AAGCGGAAAGGCACCCAAGGTCTAATTGAGATTGAAAATCCCAATTTGGTGAAAGCAAAGAATGTGAAGGCTGGAAATGTTGAT CTGGAGAAAACGACTGAACTCTCAAGGCGTGAAAG aGAAgagatagaaaaacaaaaagcacaTGAGCGATACATGAGGCTGCAGGAACAAGGAAAAACAGAACAAGCAAAAAAAGATTTAG AACGCTTAGCCATGATACGGCAACAAAGAGCGGAGGCTGCTAAGAaacgagaagaagaaaaggctg CCAAGGAACAGAAAAAAGCGGAGGCCCGCAAGTGA
- the LOC122281585 gene encoding probable E3 ubiquitin-protein ligase ZFP1 isoform X2, which produces MGQRNILCPNQMIGLEPDRNGQNYLHPDPCILFGANTNFAQPNIRNMVSSSGSLANVDLQYSVEHCNNPMIYGMPQYNGMQRHPNLDLAVAPAGNFYYSYMTPSSGGGALPAPQSHGASGQLPSSSSYGVIGISADEHGSNGHFTDDIRGPCKRKYAEGIPGSFQHNVASSSASSSASPLNTRHPDGVAVMDVTSFDLSLHRGAGTPSLMEVGPQSSLRNRSGATGMDSLMMHEHNHLVRGNYMGQPFQPAGALWLDQQLSSTSGDGGSNANGGSMETRSVGVPGYHDAATNRTPPSFQHPPPVNHRHHSHHHPSPPMIGVRGPNINFQPQVAAPVYRGSTNSSRSTLNPAQNSFEMDLRHLGSVLPTGLRIYRPHRGGFVSEANLRHHNMPHLRVLQAEETAILDMPNFYEVGNSMDHHRDMRLDIEHMSYEDLLALGEQIGNVSTGLSEETVTSQLRTKTYASSASVINLEEAPSGDQEVDSCIICQDEYKNQEKIGILDCGHEYHAGCLKKWLLLKNVCPICKSEALTTGRKDV; this is translated from the exons ATGGGGCAGAGAAATATACTATGCCCTAATCAGATGATTGGTCTTGAACCAGATCGGAATGGCCAGAATTATCTCCATCCTGATCCTTGCATCCTTTTCGGGGCCAATACAAACTTTGCACAACCCAATATTCGGAATATGGTATCATCTTCAGGGAGCCTAGCTAATGTTGACCTCCAATATTCAGTAGAGCACTGCAACAATCCCATGATCTATGGGATGCCGCAGTACAATGGAATGCAGCGTCATCCTAATCTCGATTTAGCTGTTGCACCTGCAGGCAACTTTTATTATTCTTACATGACACCATCATCTGGTGGTGGGGCATTGCCTGCTCCCCAAAGCCATGGGGCCTCTGGTCAGTTGCCATCTTCTAGCAGTTATGGAGTCATTGGAATATCTGCAGATGAGCATGGAAGCAACGGACACTTTACGGATGACATCAGGGGTCCATGCAAGAGAAAATATGCTGAAGGAATTCCGgggagttttcaacataatgtTGCCTCATCAAGCGCTAGTTCTTCAGCTTCCCCTTTGAATACAAGGCATCCAGATGGGGTTGCTGTGATGGATGTTACCTCTTTTGACCTGTCTCTGCACAGAGGGGCTGGTACTCCATCACTCATGGAAGTAGGACCGCAGAGTAGTTTGAGGAACAGATCAGGTGCTACTGGGATGGATTCTCTTATGATGCATGAACATAATCATTTGGTTCGAGGAAATTATATGGGACAGCCTTTTCAACCAGCGGGTGCTCTCTGGTTGGATCAACAGTTGAGCAGTACGTCTGGTGATGGAG GGAGCAATGCCAATGGAGGTTCTATGGAGACTCGCAGCGTGGGTGTGCCAGGATATCATGATGCAGCTACCAACAGAACTCCCCCTAGTTTCCAGCATCCTCCTCCCGTCAATCACCGCCACCACAGCCATCACCATCCAAGCCCGCCAATGATAGGAGTGAGGGGCCCGAATATTAACTTTCAACCTCAAGTAGCTGCACCTGTATATAGAGGTTCTACAAATTCTTCTCGCAGCACTCTGAATCCTGCTCAGAACAGTTTTGAGATGGATCTTAGGCATCTGGGATCTGTTCTACCGACTGGGCTTCGGATATACCGTCCTCACAGAGGGGGATTTGTGTCAGAGGCAAACCTTAGACATCACAACATGCCACACCTGAGAGTTCTGCAGGCTGAA GAAACTGCCATACTAGATATGCCAAACTTTTATGAGGTGGGGAATTCGATGGACCATCACAGAGACATGAGGCTGGATATAGAGCACATGTCTTATGAG GACCTTCTTGCTTTGGGGGAACAGATTGGGAATGTGAGCACCGGGTTGTCAGAGGAAACTGTCACAAGTCAATTAAGGACAAAAACCTATGCATCATCTGCTTCTGTTATAAATCTGGAGGAGGCACCTTCTGGGGATCAGGAAGTTGATTCTTGCATTATATGCCAG GATGAATATAAGAACCAAGAGAAAATTGGTATTCTTGATTGTGGGCATGAATATCATGCGGGTTGCTTGAAGAAGTGGCTGCTCCTGAAGAATGTCTGCCCCATCTGCAAATCCGAAGCACTGACCACAGGAAGGAAGGATGTATAG
- the LOC122281585 gene encoding probable E3 ubiquitin-protein ligase ZFP1 isoform X1: protein MGQRNILCPNQMIGLEPDRNGQNYLHPDPCILFGANTNFAQPNIRNMVSSSGSLANVDLQYSVEHCNNPMIYGMPQYNGMQRHPNLDLAVAPAGNFYYSYMTPSSGGGALPAPQSHGASGQLPSSSSYGVIGISADEHGSNGHFTDDIRGPCKRKYAEGIPGSFQHNVASSSASSSASPLNTRHPDGVAVMDVTSFDLSLHRGAGTPSLMEVGPQSSLRNRSGATGMDSLMMHEHNHLVRGNYMGQPFQPAGALWLDQQLSSTSGDGGTWNQPPAMPYVHGSNANGGSMETRSVGVPGYHDAATNRTPPSFQHPPPVNHRHHSHHHPSPPMIGVRGPNINFQPQVAAPVYRGSTNSSRSTLNPAQNSFEMDLRHLGSVLPTGLRIYRPHRGGFVSEANLRHHNMPHLRVLQAEETAILDMPNFYEVGNSMDHHRDMRLDIEHMSYEDLLALGEQIGNVSTGLSEETVTSQLRTKTYASSASVINLEEAPSGDQEVDSCIICQDEYKNQEKIGILDCGHEYHAGCLKKWLLLKNVCPICKSEALTTGRKDV from the exons ATGGGGCAGAGAAATATACTATGCCCTAATCAGATGATTGGTCTTGAACCAGATCGGAATGGCCAGAATTATCTCCATCCTGATCCTTGCATCCTTTTCGGGGCCAATACAAACTTTGCACAACCCAATATTCGGAATATGGTATCATCTTCAGGGAGCCTAGCTAATGTTGACCTCCAATATTCAGTAGAGCACTGCAACAATCCCATGATCTATGGGATGCCGCAGTACAATGGAATGCAGCGTCATCCTAATCTCGATTTAGCTGTTGCACCTGCAGGCAACTTTTATTATTCTTACATGACACCATCATCTGGTGGTGGGGCATTGCCTGCTCCCCAAAGCCATGGGGCCTCTGGTCAGTTGCCATCTTCTAGCAGTTATGGAGTCATTGGAATATCTGCAGATGAGCATGGAAGCAACGGACACTTTACGGATGACATCAGGGGTCCATGCAAGAGAAAATATGCTGAAGGAATTCCGgggagttttcaacataatgtTGCCTCATCAAGCGCTAGTTCTTCAGCTTCCCCTTTGAATACAAGGCATCCAGATGGGGTTGCTGTGATGGATGTTACCTCTTTTGACCTGTCTCTGCACAGAGGGGCTGGTACTCCATCACTCATGGAAGTAGGACCGCAGAGTAGTTTGAGGAACAGATCAGGTGCTACTGGGATGGATTCTCTTATGATGCATGAACATAATCATTTGGTTCGAGGAAATTATATGGGACAGCCTTTTCAACCAGCGGGTGCTCTCTGGTTGGATCAACAGTTGAGCAGTACGTCTGGTGATGGAGGTACCTGGAACCAGCCTCCTGCAATGCCTTATGTGCACG GGAGCAATGCCAATGGAGGTTCTATGGAGACTCGCAGCGTGGGTGTGCCAGGATATCATGATGCAGCTACCAACAGAACTCCCCCTAGTTTCCAGCATCCTCCTCCCGTCAATCACCGCCACCACAGCCATCACCATCCAAGCCCGCCAATGATAGGAGTGAGGGGCCCGAATATTAACTTTCAACCTCAAGTAGCTGCACCTGTATATAGAGGTTCTACAAATTCTTCTCGCAGCACTCTGAATCCTGCTCAGAACAGTTTTGAGATGGATCTTAGGCATCTGGGATCTGTTCTACCGACTGGGCTTCGGATATACCGTCCTCACAGAGGGGGATTTGTGTCAGAGGCAAACCTTAGACATCACAACATGCCACACCTGAGAGTTCTGCAGGCTGAA GAAACTGCCATACTAGATATGCCAAACTTTTATGAGGTGGGGAATTCGATGGACCATCACAGAGACATGAGGCTGGATATAGAGCACATGTCTTATGAG GACCTTCTTGCTTTGGGGGAACAGATTGGGAATGTGAGCACCGGGTTGTCAGAGGAAACTGTCACAAGTCAATTAAGGACAAAAACCTATGCATCATCTGCTTCTGTTATAAATCTGGAGGAGGCACCTTCTGGGGATCAGGAAGTTGATTCTTGCATTATATGCCAG GATGAATATAAGAACCAAGAGAAAATTGGTATTCTTGATTGTGGGCATGAATATCATGCGGGTTGCTTGAAGAAGTGGCTGCTCCTGAAGAATGTCTGCCCCATCTGCAAATCCGAAGCACTGACCACAGGAAGGAAGGATGTATAG